The Juglans regia cultivar Chandler chromosome 16, Walnut 2.0, whole genome shotgun sequence nucleotide sequence TTAATTCTCTTCAcaattaaaattacttctttctGTTGAAGAATCCTTGCAAAACAAACCTGGTTTGATCCTTAAATCTCTTTTTAATAGATATTTTGTTACTACGTATCGTTCcctcaatatcatataatacTCTTTTCTTCCCCATAAAGTGATCACAATGACATGTACTATGTATTGTATTGATGGTCTTTTGTATTGAATGTGCAGTGtggtctataaatatattgatacaTGCAATGTTTATAAAGATTGTCTGGATTTAATTTTGATCTAATTGGCCACAAagtcatttatataaaaatttgcaTTAGTGTAAATATGGTCTAAATTTGAGTGAAGGCTCATGCTTAGGTTTGCATTGGATCAGtacttttatttatacataaagTTATGGACAGGCTTGAACATAATCATGAAAAAGCTGTAAAGTATCTCATACGGATTCGTCTGTTTTCAAGACTCTAAACTCGGTATTACTAGCAAACCCAaatggtttatttatttttccaatttaaaatcAATCTAAGATGTATTGAAATCAAATTGAAGTTTGGGTTGTCCTAAAATGTAgttcattgtttttttcttttatgaaggGCTCCACCCTTGGGAGCCCGTAGTGTGGAATAAAACTCAGGATGTGCCCCTAGAGATACTTAAAGAATTCACTGACTCTGATTTACTATATTGTGTCTGGGCCGATCTCAACTGTCATTcagtattatatttttcaactttattttttcaattcagccatttaccgatcaaaaaaaaaaaaaattttcaattcagcCATTGCCAAACAATGAGTTGCAGCATTATTTCATCACCATGTTAATCATGAACAAATTAAGAGATGTGCGTAGTCATTTATGGATAAGGAAGTTAATTTTGCATCTCCTGTTAGGTTTTACAAGCTTTGAGAAGGTTAAAGGGGGCTTCAAACAACAGGAAGGAGAAGATGTCAGCTGAAACAAAGCTGGTATTTGACCAGCTCACTGAAGATGCAATGAAGCTGATGGAGAATGGTGAATATGGTAAAGTTAGTTACTCCGTTGGGCTTGCTTTTTCAGCAATTTTGAGTATAGTCTACACTATCTATGTGTTCATATCAGCCCCTAGTGTCCTTAGTACTgagaaaatatgtttttttattcaactttctacAAGGAATCCAATTctattggttttgtttgattgcTTATCAGTGGGAGTTCTGTTCTGCAGATGTGTATCATGAAAAGCGGGAGGTTTTTGAGCGAGAGGCAGGTCAGTGTTTTAGTtcgtatttaattattaaaaaaaggggTGTACTTggtattctttctttctttctgttttttggcTAGCCATATTTGTACCCTTTCTGTAAGTAGAGCATGCATGTGTGTGGTTTCTTATTTTGGTTTACTATCTTATCTACTTCTGGTTGTCCAGATAATTCCATTCATCTTCCTGACATGTTAAAGAAGATTTTTCAATATTGATATGTACGTCTGTATGGGTGCACATGTTTGTTTTCATGTCCTATAATATTTAGCTACCTGATGTGATCAGATATTTTCAATATCAATGTGGGATTCCCTTATGGATTCCCCCCGGATCCTACAGATTTGAGGAGTATTAATCTTGTACAGTTAGagcatcttttcatttttttaaattcataaaagGAAGGTGTGTAACAGGACTTCCCTCTTGTTTTTATAATTGCATTATTCATTTTAatcttttcatctcatttcttttacaTAGGATTCTTTACAGAGAAgagtcactctctctctttaatCACACTTTCATACATTTCTCTTGCGCGAAGGTAACAAAGCCTTCGTGGCTCAACGAGGCTCCAATGTACATCGTAGATACCTAACTGTTACCGAATATGGTGGAGGAGGCAGGTGGAGTGATCTAGTCATTCCGGAAGGGTACAAAGAGCTAGGCTGGGAGAAATTTTGTGTCAAGTTACGTAGAGCCGCTGCAATGTTTTTATCCATTCATGATGATGGGTCACGGCGGGAAAGCCAGGAGAAGACTTCCAGTCATCAGAACATTAATTTGGAGGTGAAACAAACAGACCCAAGTACAACCATGGTGGCAAGACGATCATATGCGGCAACTCTGAAGACAGGTCACGCTTTGGCTACTCAATTTGATACCAAGGGCAAGAAGGGGAACTATGAAAGTGGCTTCGAGACTATGCAGACCACGCAAGGTCAAAACCAGCAGGAGTCTGACTATGGCAATATGGCTTAAAGAGAGATGCTCAATCCATTAAAGGCAATGAAAAACCAACTTGTCGATATGGAGGCAACGGttgcttttttatttacaaaaatagacTTGCTTTCAACTGGAGGTAACAAGGTTGTAAGGCCCAATAAGAGGGAATCCAAGATAGACTCGTATTCGTTAAAAtcagataaaagaaaacaaaaagtcgGGTTCGGCCCAGTCCCTATAACCAAATCCAGAAGGGTGTGGAGGGTCAAAAGGAAAACAGGGTCATTCGAAGTGGGTTCTACGTCGGGTATCGGCATAGAGACGGTCGAAATGGAATGCCCTTAGCCACGTGTCAGCATTCTCCCTGAAGAAACGATGGTATCCTCGTCGGACCTGAGTGTAACGCTGAGGCTTGAGGGAGATGTAGGGTCTGCCGAAGTGGCATAGAATGGATCGTCAGGGGGTGATGCATCTCCAATTCTTGCCGAAGAAATGACAACACCCTCGTTGGTGGTGGGAATTTGTGGGTTTGCCGCCAACCCAGAACCTCCAGTGGTGACCATGGCCTCACCACTCATGACAAAGAGAACCAATTTGTCAGTATCTCTTTAGGCATCTTGTGAGAGTAACAAGGTTGCTGTTGAGGATGGTGTGGAGGAAATTTTGGGCTTTTCGTTGGTGCCTTGCGAGGAGGAATCTTTAGTGCTCGATGTTCATTTGGGATATGAGTTTGGGGAAGATGTTGTCCCCTTGATATTTCTTCCTCCGTTAGCTAACTCATCATCGGATTGGGTTATGCAAAAGGTTAACGAAATACAGCAATGTGTGGGGATTACATGTGGAAGATTTGACGACCAATTCACAGCACCACTCACTGCTATTGAGGCGGGTCACCTATTGGAAACGAAATTGAGTTTTGATAAGTGAAGAGAATTAAAGCGTCTTATTTGGGCAATCAACCACAACACTAAGGGAGGTAGTTCAAGTCGAGGGAGTATTAGAGGGAGGGCATGAATGTAGATTCGGGTGCAGTATTAGTTTCGGGTGTAGTATGTTGTAGAATGTAGCTTCTAAGGGAGATTTGGGTGGTGTCTTAGTGTTTTGTGAAAACAAGAGGTTGGGGTAGTTACAGTTGCTTTGCTGCGGGGAGGAGCATTTTGTCCCAATCGGACTTGGTGCATATTGGTCATTAGGGGTACTctattatgggctaggtgttctctcttgtatacacccagtgtacttggttacgcctattgatattaataaatttgtacttataaaaaaataaaattgaagtttGTGAAAAAGGTTGCATACATATCACTTATTAACTACGCTgttttttattcatctttttcagAAGGTTATGAGAGGTTAGCCAAGGCAAGAGGGGAAGGCACATCAATAAGTGCTGGTCAGGGGGATTCTCATTATTCCAACATAGAGCAGGGCTTGCTGTCTGATGTAACAGATCCCGGAGTAGCCTCTAAAGTGCTCCCTGATCATGTTGTGGATACCTTGAACCCAAATGCACCTACTGCTGAAACATCAAGCAATGATGCCGATGCTTATGATATGTTCGCTGAGGATGATGAACATGCTACTGCCGAACCATTGTTTGGTGGCAGTAATGTGGTTTCTGAACCTAATACTGATACAGCAAACCAACCATCAGCAGACATCCTAAACGCTGATTCAGGCAGTAAGCTATATTATTTCTGTTATTCAGGCAgtaaccaaaaaagaaaagttcggtattttttttttttgtgtaggGGGTTATTGGTATATAGAAATTGCAATTACTTCATTGTTTGATGTGGTTTTCATTTTGCCTTCTCATTGCTTGGTCTGCAGGTGGAAGTTCGAATAGTGATTATGCATATGACGAGTCCTCTGGGTACTTTCTGTCCCCCTCCCTTCTGGAACTAGATTGTCTCTGATCATGTTATGTCATTGATGTTTTCGTCAGTTGTTTGCTCGTTGTATGTATGTCTTACTTagtttttgaaatttatgtAGTGACATGATGAAATCCCACCTTCCCTAGTTATATTAGTGAAACTCTTTTTGGAGGGTGGGTTCAGGAGTTCAAATATGCAGATGGCCCTTAGCAGAGTGAAAATATCTAGGCTTGGAAATGACTAAATCCAAGCCTGACTCTTGTCCTTGAGCTTGACTTTTTCTATCATGTGACAGGCTTAAGCTTGGCTCAAGTCTGGATTGAGCTCGGGCTTATTATTATGCCAGCCTTATTTCAGgctcatatttgttttttttcccctcaaatTTAAGGGGACCAAGCTTGGTCAGCCCGAGTAATGCTACTTTTGAGTCATACCATCTGCTTCAATTATTTCAGTCCTAAGAAGGTCATTGGAGCCCAATATGCTTTATTTCTTCCCTTTCTTGGTTGTAAAAGCatgaaattttaaatgcaaGCAATGACAAGGCTTTTAATTACTTTGTTTCTTGGTTGTATATTTGATAATTGTTGCTCGTTTCTTGATATACATATCGGCATGTATTTCAATTAGTGGAGCTTTCTTTATCCAAATTTACTCTGCTTTGGTTAATTTGATCTTTGCTGTTTCAACCCTTTAGGTACTACTATAGCAGCAGTTTGGGGTATTATTATGACCCATCTACAGGACTTTTTTGTTCTGCGGCAACAGGGCAATGGTAATAGACATGCATATACTGGTTTACTTTTCCTAACTGGTTTTCTGTGATTGCCCTCAAAATAAAAGCTTCCCTTTCCTTTATATGTAGGTATTCATATAATGAGGAGACAGGCACATATGATGTTCATCAGGTTGCATCCAATGGGAACTAACGAAGGAGAGAATTTTACTTCTTCATTTTGGACTTTGTACCGTTCGTGGAGCTTAGAGTTAGCTTGTGAAATTCGATAGATAGGTTTGGAACCGAAACCAGTTCTCCTTGAATGGAAACGCATCTTTAATTATCGATTTTCTTGCTCTAGGTCACGCTATCTTATGTTGTGTCAAGACAACATCAAGTTAGCTGTTTATGTTGTGGCAAGATATTGCTGTCTTGCGTTTTCGGGTGATTACTTGGAGGCTTCGGATGGTTTTTCCGTTCAGATCAGTGGATTATCAGTTTTGGTTGATCCAAAACCATCCCTTAATTCTTTCTTATCTTGTTGGATGCCGTTTATATCAGCAATCacttgaatttttaaatatggCTTCTTGGCGTTCTATTAAGATCAAACGCTGATGGCTTGCTGTTATAAAGACATTGCcctaaaaaaaaggaaaaaccttGAGGCCGGTTGGGTATAAGTTTTGTTTTCACACCCACCAatgaaaaataaacacgtatgcAACTTATAGAGATTACAATAAGCATGCATCTAGGTAAACCCCTTGCTTCCACTAACGGTGAAATCTTGTAATAGGCCCGTCTTCTTCAAATATTCTTGGAACAgaatttttaaagttaaaatgaCAATTTCTTTTCAACGCTTGGGCAAGAATCTCGATTGGGCAAACGATGGTTCTGCATTCAATCTGTGACCTTGGGCAACGATGGTGTAGTGTTTTCACAGACCTTGGGTAAAATCTCGCTTGACTTTAGGGGAGCAGGGACATTTGTCGATTGGAACTCAGGGGTGTAAGGACTTTTTTTTTAGGCGTCGTATGTCAATTCAATTCAATGCAGATGGAGGGAGCAAAAGAAGGAGAGGGAGTGAAAGAAATTAAGGATCACTTGTATGTGGATGCAAGAAGAAATTTGTTGGGACACCTATATTGCCCTTCATGATTGACGGGTGTGAAAACAGTCTTGACACCCAACCGGCTCGGAGTGCCTCTAAAAATTCGACAGTATTCACTGTTTACCATGTCAATGGAAGGAGAACAGGCATGTAAGCTTAAGCTTTTGGCCTATAAAATTCGAGTGCCTATTAATTAACCGCTGATATTGACCATTTTATAAAGCACACTGACGGCCATCCGAGCCAGATTATCTGCAGAGAGACTATTTTCGTCAAACTCCAAATGATACCCTTCGGCCAATTTGCCTTCTGTAATTTAACGTACATGATGTAAAAACCAATTTTATTGTAGCTGAGATTTTATGGGTTAATGACAGTGCAAAAGACAAAATCTTACTGCACGTGAGTTCAGACTTTCACGACTAAACTGGCTTTGATTGATCCTGTAAATCAAGATTTCAATTGGGATGATTTGGCTCAGCTttgaatctctttttttttaccttttatgATGAACTTGGTTCAGGCTTGAATCTAATCAGATGCAAATATATCAAGTCAAGAAAAGCATACCAGTAGCCTAGAAAGCAAACAAGCAAAAAAAACGAAACCCAGTAAGTGGCAGGTGCTTCGACATTTTTTGAGCTTTTGTAGCCTCTAATCGGAGGTTACCATCCGTTTCCAGGAGGTTCCCTCTTCATCATTCTCTATTGAATCTTAGGGCAGATCCAGAATGCATCTAGATGGGGAGAACACGTGTTTCcacagataaatatatattcaagcAACCATATAACCATAACATCAAAAGCAATAAAAACAGACACCCATGGTTTTGACTAAATCGAAAACTTTTGAGGACAACAGAAAAACCACTCCAGGTGTTCAACGATCACACTTATAATCGATCACAGAAGAAAAAGGGTACCAATCAGTTTCAGATCCAGAACTGTTGGTATTGAACAACAGAACAAGCATGGCAAGCAAGGTAGCAATGTCCAATTAGTGCAAGCAGAACCAACAGGTAGCCATGCATGGAGGGGAATGTTACGTTCCTCCTAAAAATTAAGACATctgaagaaaaatcaaatggaCCCAAATAACGATCCTAACGAAAAAGGAAGAGGTATCCATATACAATATCATGATAGCGGTGTTCAAATtatgttaacataaaaaatgttatggCAAATTAAGTATAGAATCAATTTTTCATAGCATTAAACTTGTTACAGTGAGACAAAACTATAAATCCACAGGCACAAAGCATAACACTATGCATATGTATGACTATAAATTAAGAATTGATTGTtggcaagcaagcaagcaacaCAGCTTGGCAGCGACAATCAATCTCACAACAGCTAGTAAAATTGCCAACCCCAACTAATATAGAGTGGGCAGCAACAGCCCAGTAGCAGTATTTATTCCCTAATACTGCAAAAGTTAATCACCAACCAATCAGAGAACAGAACAGGCATCAGCAACCACTTCACAGCTACAGTCATGTGCCCATGTGCTAAAAATATCTCCACTACAGTAAGCAGCAGAAGTTATAATCTTCAAGGGCAGtgattaatattgtaaattccAATAACcctaaaacataattattaatcaCAAACTTATTACCATGCCTCATTATTCTGCAGCAAAATTCGCACCAGCATTCAAGTATTCATATATAGAACTTGCAGTTCACGTTCAGTATCCACATCGCAGTCAATGAATCATAGGTCCATCTCATATGTGCAGCATCAGCTAGAAGTTAAATAGATGTTCATGTCGTTAGACCATCACAGCAACTAGAACCTCTTTTAGGACCATTTTTTCCCCAATATCAGTCAAAAAGACCAAAAAGGATTATCAAGTCAGAACCAGAAACCTGAAGGATATGATTTTCTGAAACAAATAGCTGAGCTATAtaaatctttctttttaaaaaaaaaaaagtaaagctatataaatcttaccaaagattagATCATCCAGAGAAAACTAGTTAACATATGTAAGTCCTCTGCTGCCAGCATACTGCTAAAACAACCATACTTCTAAAACCAGCATACTGCTGCAACCAGCATCAATATCCCGATCATCCATCTACATTTTACGAACAGCATCAATGACCATAATTCAACATCCACCCATGAAGCCCCAGTCATTGTTCCCCGAACATAACTATAAAACCTAATAAATAGCTCGTGAtgaatcaaaagaaaataaaaaaaatataaccaaGCATACTTAAATTGAGAGGGAGAGATCAACAGGCATTGAAGGCAACAAAATCAAATGTGTGATGAAAAAGGATCCATATTAAGATATGACTCCATCAATTCTAAAATACCACCCTACAAACTATGAAGACCACAAATTCAAAAATGGCCAGCTAAAGATGAtgtccattttttctttttatcggTACGCTGCACACCTACCCAAGGATTAGGTCCAAGATAAATGCTTAAACATCAAAGAGTTCACAGTCCTACCAAACTAGCACTTAAGATTCTGATAAGAACGTGCACGACGATCAAGGGTCATCAACATCAGCATAAAACCCACAAGTACGCCACTCAAGATGTCTCCATGAATTTCCAGGCAGCCAAAATAATCATTCCTAGAAGATTCGAATTCAGGAAAACACGTTAGATCACCAAATCATacaaaaaaatgtcaaaattgtATTCCTGACTAAAAATGAGCATGACTGGTATGACAACTTACATCATCTAACTTTCAAGGGGATTGGCTTCAAGTATCGGCAGACCGACCCCTGGATGAAATACCGAGAGGAGTTGGGGACCTTCCCTCACGGCTGAGCCTATCAGGATTTTGACCCCTAGGAGATGGAGACCTTTGTGGTGAAGGACTTCTGTGAAGACTGGGACTACGCCGAATGGGAGACGCACTAAGACATAAACAGATCAAATCAGCACAATATAGTACAGAGCAAAATATGTAATGACAAAataatcaactaaactaaagcATCAATAAACACTAGGTTACCTATCCATTGAATGGCTTCGGCTTCGATGCTCATCATAATAACGGCCTCTTCCCCGAGCCCTATGGTAGTCGGGACTAACACTGCGACTCCTACTCCGGT carries:
- the LOC109003247 gene encoding uncharacterized protein LOC109003247 isoform X1, with protein sequence MEGKSSRPNLKRSIYDVQDDADDDNKPPAQKRVRFPKGKKVKPGDEGVDRGQADEAPSKVPNPRLAAKERAKHRNQITAELFTEESRGIINDVTAAEVAYMDNENFVEDGIQMEPFNLDREREEGYFDADGNFVEYVNDTEIKDAWLDSVDVEPKYAGKGSIVASSEDYVDELSSEDVGKMKRRIVDLLEPGETVLQALRRLKGASNNRKEKMSAETKLVFDQLTEDAMKLMENGEYDVYHEKREVFEREAEGYERLAKARGEGTSISAGQGDSHYSNIEQGLLSDVTDPGVASKVLPDHVVDTLNPNAPTAETSSNDADAYDMFAEDDEHATAEPLFGGSNVVSEPNTDTANQPSADILNADSGSGSSNSDYAYDESSGYYYSSSLGYYYDPSTGLFCSAATGQWYSYNEETGTYDVHQVASNGN
- the LOC109003247 gene encoding uncharacterized protein LOC109003247 isoform X2, whose product is MEGKSSRPNLKRSIYDVQDDADDDNKPPAQKRVRFPKGKKVKPGDEGVDRGQADEAPSKVPNPRLAAKERAKHRNQITAELFTEESRGIINDVTAAEVAYMDNENFVEDGIQMEPFNLDREREEGYFDADGNFVEYVNDTEIKDAWLDSVDVEPKYAGKGSIVASSEDYVDELSSEDVGKMKRRIVDLLEPGETVLQALRRLKGASNNRKEKMSAETKLVFDQLTEDAMKLMENGEYDVYHEKREVFEREAEGYERLAKARGEGTSISAGQGDSHYSNIEQGLLSDVTDPGVASKVLPDHVVDTLNPNAPTAETSSNDADAYDMFAEDDEHATAEPLFGGSNVVSEPNTDTANQPSADILNADSGGSSNSDYAYDESSGYYYSSSLGYYYDPSTGLFCSAATGQWYSYNEETGTYDVHQVASNGN